The following are encoded in a window of Aromatoleum petrolei genomic DNA:
- a CDS encoding DEAD/DEAH box helicase: MSRFVADPGAWLKGPYVQIGLPFVPGAASRDFFAGFQTEFPGYSHQEQAWNRLSSLHLAASTLVATGTGSGKTECFLYPVLDHCARARKAGAAGIKALVIYPMNALATDQARRIAQLVAGVPAFAGLRVGLYVGGNGSAPGDGMVMTPTSVITDRETMRKHPPDILLTNYKMLDYLMLRPKDRELWASNAPTTLRYVVVDELHTFDGAQGTDLALLLRRLRARLKIDSEHLICAGTSATLGGSSDSTPLREYARQVFGVPFEPASVITENRQAVDVFLGDATVDYMFAFRPEWAACLEPSQYASPAEAVTAWFELFFPDEPAPADPNASEWRHELGELLKRHQLFVNLLKLLKGSVASYRNLADAFSRYMPSGTGEQVRQVLDALLVLVAWALRDGKQPLVTLRVQLWVRELRRMVGKLNTDPTEVRLRSERDLPGERDGVYLPMVQCSQCRTTGWISRLVPGSSKLSTQLEEIYNTWFSRRPEAARFYAATSFKRSQVAGMREHVCVACGNTQQGTGPCIACGHQELLDAFRVTAQQSHVVGQAHFTLHDQTCPACGERGELLLLGARNATLGSQVVETSWASVFNDDKKLIAFSDSVQDAAHRAGFFGARTYANNARTAWAHVIDELGYTQLPWSRFLEEVEKRFDTPGSILHMPPEQLVSEFLGPNMAWQHDWAIELLQKQHLPSASKLPTRVKKRLMWQAFSDLTYLSQRGRTLERIGKAVLAVPWGRVSELAAELLPTLREQFGAQGLEHVTVSQWLWGILTHMRQRGGVMHPELGNYAADGNIYALAKTGGRGEWLPPMGENTPRPVFVTLGAHRDFDKLQGATRPSWYERWTTAVLGQQALLAKGMTTELAATATALLVARGVLLKTSHHHGDTLALNPDELMLFTQVAFVATEGNKRRLAVPREDAEQLLRMPCLDALDVHYEALIPEAAEWWARRFSRGDLRRVIAAEHTGLLERSVREALEVRFKNKNPKPWFENLLSATPTLEMGVDIGDLSSVLLCSVPPNQASFLQRVGRAGRRDGNAMTTTLADGNSPHDLYFFAETEEMIAGDVAPPGVFLRATEVLRRQLFAFCMDDWVASLSNPSALPEKTSQALDSLDANKKDRFPYIFSDYVLVNEERLYSAFMQLLDGDVDDVVRSRLLDYMQGQGDADGLRTRLMKALEELLEERRAYKKRKDELEKAIKQLKTKPKDGATEAEIDSLQRERDKFIELIKEINARDLLGMLTDSGLIPNYAFPEAGVQLKSVLWRKRGTDEPGQGAYVTLNALKYERPAQSALSEFAPENRFYANQRRVEVDQINMNLAKTEDWRFCPGCHHMQNLTIEADVHPTCPRCGDAMWADAAQKRSLLRFRQAIANSDDTKVRIDDSTEDREPKYYVRQLMADFEPKNVREAWQIGSGGLPFGFEFISRVTFRDVNFGELAKPGESFKVADKEASRPGFRLCRHCGKVQKPPKRSAEAPEQSHSFDCPKHGDNDPSNLLECLYLYREFESEALRILVPYTKNGVDERVVQSFMAALQLGLKRRFGGKVDHLRMVLQDQPGTNGGPRKHYVMLYDSVPGGTGYLHQLLAHDAGTLADVLRMALEAINTCSCNADPEKDGCYRCLYQYRLGRSMELVSRDNARAVLGDLVGSLDHLEKVETIADIYINPNFDSVLEARFIESLPKLGGVGGLPPVKLIQDVVNGKSGWVMEVGTQRYRIEVQCEIGKLFDLSVWSKPDFVIWPWSVTSKRKPIAVFCDGWADHQNCVRADALKRSAIVAGGNLWVWSVTHHDVKAALEGSLECDLESPLAALGRHDGTKAPPHVHRAQEKAFTQHAVARLLHWLALGSDSSGNDAGLPVLQRNALWLGFLMIPSTEQDRTACASALATWQPRLPEALRAAPAGAAPMLARGENPCTMLGWWPLAWAKPQPPSAAWSAPGIVVLDEGLAQDAETLHRAWRRWLHLYNAAQFLPGMLMVTGAGLDARDYEALAVGEEDKATSATPPGQDATLAIWQTVLEQTLTGLREGLKLLATAGAEVPEVGLELPDEKGQVIADAELAWPTEKLVVLRDDQADLAAVWGAAGWQVLVLTEDLALIDDEQWAAVVGKKLGLPVEDKETVCN, encoded by the coding sequence ATGAGCCGCTTCGTCGCGGACCCCGGTGCGTGGCTCAAAGGCCCGTACGTGCAAATCGGCCTGCCCTTCGTGCCGGGGGCGGCGAGCCGGGATTTCTTCGCGGGTTTTCAGACGGAGTTTCCGGGATACAGCCACCAGGAGCAGGCATGGAACCGTCTCTCAAGCCTACACCTCGCCGCGAGTACCTTGGTCGCCACAGGCACGGGCAGCGGCAAAACCGAGTGCTTCCTTTATCCGGTACTCGACCATTGCGCACGGGCCCGAAAGGCAGGTGCAGCGGGTATCAAGGCACTGGTCATCTATCCGATGAACGCGCTGGCGACCGACCAGGCGCGACGGATTGCACAGCTGGTCGCAGGCGTGCCCGCCTTTGCCGGGCTACGCGTGGGCTTATATGTCGGCGGTAACGGCAGTGCGCCGGGCGACGGCATGGTGATGACGCCGACCAGTGTCATCACCGACCGGGAGACGATGCGCAAGCATCCGCCCGACATCCTGCTGACGAACTACAAGATGCTGGATTACCTGATGCTGCGACCCAAGGACCGCGAGCTATGGGCATCCAACGCTCCGACCACGCTCCGCTACGTAGTGGTCGACGAGCTCCATACCTTCGATGGCGCACAGGGGACCGACCTCGCTTTGCTGCTGCGTCGTCTGCGAGCTCGCCTGAAGATTGATTCGGAGCATCTGATTTGTGCCGGCACTTCGGCGACGCTCGGCGGTAGCTCCGACTCGACCCCATTGCGAGAGTATGCGCGCCAGGTTTTCGGGGTGCCCTTCGAACCTGCGTCGGTTATCACCGAAAATCGCCAGGCGGTAGATGTCTTCCTGGGGGACGCGACGGTCGATTACATGTTCGCGTTCCGGCCTGAGTGGGCCGCATGCCTGGAGCCCTCGCAGTACGCCTCACCCGCGGAAGCGGTCACCGCGTGGTTCGAGCTCTTCTTCCCTGACGAACCTGCGCCCGCGGACCCGAACGCTAGCGAATGGCGCCACGAACTGGGCGAACTACTCAAGCGGCACCAGCTCTTCGTCAATCTCCTGAAACTCCTAAAGGGGAGCGTCGCGAGCTACCGAAATCTCGCGGATGCCTTCTCGCGCTACATGCCCTCGGGCACGGGCGAGCAGGTGCGCCAAGTTCTCGATGCCCTGCTCGTACTGGTCGCTTGGGCCCTGCGCGACGGCAAGCAGCCGCTGGTGACCTTGCGAGTCCAGCTGTGGGTGCGCGAGCTACGGCGCATGGTCGGCAAGCTCAACACCGACCCGACCGAGGTTCGCCTGCGCAGCGAACGGGACCTGCCGGGGGAGCGCGACGGCGTCTATCTACCGATGGTCCAATGCAGCCAGTGTCGTACCACAGGCTGGATTTCGAGGCTTGTGCCGGGCAGCAGCAAGCTGTCCACCCAGCTCGAGGAAATCTACAACACCTGGTTCTCGCGCCGCCCTGAAGCGGCCCGCTTCTACGCAGCCACCAGCTTCAAGCGCTCTCAAGTCGCCGGAATGCGCGAGCATGTCTGTGTCGCCTGCGGCAACACACAGCAAGGCACAGGCCCCTGCATCGCTTGCGGACACCAGGAGCTGCTGGACGCCTTCCGCGTGACGGCGCAGCAATCGCACGTAGTCGGCCAGGCGCACTTCACCCTACACGACCAGACGTGTCCGGCCTGCGGCGAGCGCGGAGAACTGCTTCTGCTCGGTGCACGGAATGCCACCCTCGGCTCCCAGGTGGTCGAGACCAGCTGGGCCAGCGTCTTCAACGACGACAAGAAGCTCATCGCGTTTTCGGACTCCGTGCAGGATGCCGCGCATCGGGCCGGATTCTTCGGTGCACGCACCTACGCGAATAATGCGCGCACCGCGTGGGCGCACGTGATTGACGAGCTTGGATACACCCAGCTCCCCTGGTCCCGGTTCCTCGAAGAAGTCGAGAAGCGCTTCGATACTCCCGGTTCCATTCTGCACATGCCTCCGGAGCAACTCGTGTCCGAGTTCCTGGGGCCGAACATGGCCTGGCAGCACGACTGGGCTATCGAACTGTTGCAGAAGCAGCACCTCCCCTCTGCGAGCAAGCTTCCGACACGGGTCAAGAAACGGCTGATGTGGCAGGCCTTCAGTGACCTGACCTACCTGAGCCAGCGGGGCCGCACTCTGGAGCGTATCGGCAAGGCGGTCCTGGCGGTGCCCTGGGGCCGCGTCAGCGAACTCGCTGCCGAACTCCTGCCGACCCTGCGCGAGCAGTTCGGTGCGCAAGGGCTGGAACACGTAACGGTCAGCCAGTGGCTATGGGGAATACTCACGCACATGCGTCAGCGGGGTGGCGTTATGCACCCCGAACTCGGCAACTATGCCGCCGACGGCAACATCTACGCGCTAGCGAAGACAGGCGGCCGGGGCGAGTGGCTCCCCCCGATGGGCGAGAACACACCGAGGCCGGTCTTTGTCACGCTGGGCGCACACCGCGATTTCGACAAGTTGCAGGGGGCCACGCGGCCCAGCTGGTACGAGCGCTGGACGACCGCGGTACTTGGACAGCAGGCCCTGCTCGCCAAAGGCATGACCACGGAATTGGCGGCCACGGCCACCGCGCTCCTCGTGGCGAGGGGCGTGCTGCTGAAGACGAGTCACCACCACGGAGACACGCTCGCCCTCAATCCCGACGAACTGATGCTCTTCACGCAAGTCGCCTTCGTCGCGACCGAAGGCAACAAACGACGTTTGGCGGTACCGCGCGAGGACGCTGAGCAGCTGCTCAGGATGCCCTGCCTGGACGCGCTCGATGTGCACTATGAAGCGCTGATACCAGAGGCGGCGGAATGGTGGGCGCGCCGGTTCAGTCGCGGGGACCTGCGGCGCGTCATCGCTGCTGAGCATACAGGACTACTTGAACGCTCGGTCCGCGAGGCGCTCGAGGTTCGGTTCAAGAACAAGAACCCGAAGCCGTGGTTCGAGAACCTGCTGTCCGCGACCCCGACTCTGGAGATGGGCGTGGACATCGGCGACCTGTCGTCGGTCCTCCTGTGCTCCGTCCCGCCCAACCAGGCGAGCTTTCTGCAGCGGGTTGGCCGGGCGGGACGTCGGGACGGCAATGCGATGACTACGACACTCGCCGACGGCAACAGTCCGCACGACCTCTATTTCTTTGCCGAGACGGAGGAGATGATTGCGGGCGATGTCGCGCCACCCGGCGTCTTTCTCCGTGCCACGGAAGTGCTTCGCCGCCAACTGTTCGCGTTCTGCATGGACGACTGGGTCGCCAGCCTGAGCAATCCGTCCGCCCTTCCGGAAAAGACGTCACAGGCGCTCGATTCGCTGGATGCCAACAAGAAGGACCGGTTCCCATACATCTTCAGCGATTACGTGTTGGTCAATGAGGAGCGCCTTTACAGCGCCTTCATGCAGCTTCTGGACGGCGACGTGGACGACGTGGTCCGTAGCCGCCTGCTCGATTACATGCAGGGTCAGGGCGACGCCGATGGGCTGCGCACGCGACTGATGAAGGCGTTGGAGGAGTTGCTTGAGGAGCGGCGCGCCTACAAGAAGCGCAAGGACGAACTCGAGAAGGCCATCAAGCAGCTTAAAACGAAGCCCAAGGACGGCGCCACCGAGGCAGAAATCGACAGCCTGCAGCGTGAGCGCGACAAGTTCATCGAGCTCATCAAGGAAATCAACGCACGCGACCTTCTGGGCATGCTGACCGATTCCGGCCTCATCCCGAACTATGCATTTCCGGAAGCGGGCGTGCAGCTCAAGTCGGTGCTGTGGCGCAAGCGCGGCACCGACGAGCCCGGCCAGGGCGCGTATGTCACGCTCAACGCGCTGAAGTACGAACGTCCTGCGCAATCGGCGCTGTCCGAGTTCGCGCCTGAAAACCGCTTCTACGCCAATCAGCGCCGGGTCGAGGTCGACCAAATCAACATGAACCTGGCGAAGACCGAGGACTGGCGCTTCTGCCCCGGTTGCCACCACATGCAGAACCTCACCATCGAGGCGGACGTCCATCCAACGTGCCCGCGCTGCGGGGATGCCATGTGGGCGGATGCGGCGCAGAAACGCAGTTTGCTCCGCTTCCGACAGGCGATTGCAAACAGCGACGACACCAAAGTCCGCATCGACGACAGCACCGAGGACAGAGAGCCGAAGTATTACGTCCGACAACTCATGGCCGACTTCGAACCGAAGAACGTGCGCGAGGCCTGGCAGATTGGGTCGGGTGGCCTGCCTTTCGGCTTCGAGTTCATCTCGCGAGTGACGTTCAGGGACGTGAATTTCGGCGAGCTGGCCAAGCCCGGTGAATCGTTCAAGGTCGCCGACAAGGAAGCCTCACGACCGGGCTTTCGTCTGTGCCGGCACTGCGGGAAGGTGCAGAAACCACCCAAGCGCAGCGCAGAAGCGCCCGAGCAGAGCCATAGCTTCGACTGTCCGAAGCACGGGGACAACGACCCGTCGAACCTGCTGGAGTGCCTCTATCTCTACCGGGAGTTCGAGTCCGAGGCGCTGCGTATCCTCGTTCCCTACACGAAGAATGGGGTCGATGAACGCGTCGTTCAGTCCTTTATGGCTGCCCTGCAGCTGGGCCTGAAACGACGCTTCGGCGGCAAGGTCGACCACCTGCGGATGGTGTTGCAGGACCAGCCTGGCACCAACGGCGGCCCGCGCAAGCATTACGTCATGCTTTACGACTCGGTGCCCGGCGGGACAGGCTACCTGCATCAGCTGCTGGCGCACGATGCGGGCACCCTCGCCGATGTGCTCCGCATGGCGCTCGAGGCTATCAACACGTGCTCGTGCAATGCCGACCCCGAAAAGGATGGCTGCTATCGCTGCCTCTATCAGTACCGGCTCGGCCGCAGCATGGAACTGGTCTCGCGGGACAACGCCAGAGCGGTTCTCGGCGACCTGGTCGGGTCGCTCGACCACCTCGAAAAGGTCGAGACGATTGCGGACATCTACATCAACCCGAACTTCGACTCAGTGCTGGAGGCACGTTTCATCGAGAGCCTTCCGAAGCTCGGAGGCGTCGGCGGGCTTCCGCCGGTCAAGCTCATTCAGGACGTGGTGAATGGCAAGTCCGGTTGGGTAATGGAAGTCGGAACTCAGCGGTATCGCATCGAGGTGCAATGCGAAATCGGCAAACTTTTTGACCTCAGCGTCTGGAGCAAACCCGATTTCGTGATATGGCCGTGGTCCGTCACGTCGAAGCGCAAGCCGATTGCCGTCTTCTGCGACGGATGGGCCGACCATCAGAACTGCGTTCGGGCCGATGCGTTGAAGCGAAGCGCTATCGTGGCGGGCGGAAACCTGTGGGTCTGGTCGGTGACGCACCATGACGTGAAGGCGGCACTCGAGGGTAGTCTGGAGTGTGACCTCGAATCCCCCCTCGCGGCCTTGGGACGTCACGACGGAACGAAGGCTCCACCCCACGTGCATCGTGCTCAGGAGAAGGCGTTCACGCAACACGCCGTTGCGCGCCTTCTGCACTGGCTCGCACTCGGCAGTGACTCCTCGGGGAATGATGCAGGGCTCCCCGTGTTGCAGCGAAATGCGCTGTGGCTGGGTTTCTTGATGATTCCTTCGACCGAACAGGACAGGACGGCGTGCGCGAGCGCGCTGGCAACTTGGCAGCCACGTCTGCCGGAAGCCCTTCGTGCCGCACCGGCCGGTGCCGCGCCAATGCTCGCCCGCGGAGAGAACCCGTGCACGATGCTGGGCTGGTGGCCATTGGCGTGGGCAAAGCCTCAACCTCCCTCCGCCGCCTGGTCGGCGCCGGGCATCGTAGTGCTCGACGAAGGGCTTGCGCAGGACGCGGAAACCCTGCACCGCGCGTGGCGGCGCTGGTTACACCTCTACAACGCCGCGCAGTTCTTGCCAGGGATGCTGATGGTGACGGGGGCCGGTCTCGACGCCAGGGACTATGAGGCACTGGCGGTCGGTGAGGAGGACAAGGCGACCTCCGCGACACCGCCTGGCCAGGACGCAACGCTCGCCATATGGCAGACCGTGCTCGAACAGACGCTGACGGGACTGCGCGAAGGCCTGAAGCTGCTCGCGACCGCAGGAGCCGAAGTGCCGGAGGTCGGCCTGGAGTTGCCTGACGAGAAAGGCCAAGTCATCGCCGATGCGGAACTCGCTTGGCCAACGGAAAAACTTGTGGTCCTGCGCGACGACCAGGCAGACCTGGCCGCCGTGTGGGGTGCCGCTGGATGGCAGGTGCTTGTCCTGACCGAGGACCTCGCGCTCATCGACGACGAGCAATGGGCTGCAGTGGTCGGGAAGAAACTCGGCTTGCCCGTGGAAGATAAGGAAACCGTATGCAACTGA
- a CDS encoding DUF3883 domain-containing protein translates to MRTIEKSKRSLSDLGYPVASGVMKTIRLLDEQYGATDYHDSGHTSTAPTWIFKLPRYGNAEIGARMNKENTTLYIRDQTCDGKRLRDLIPADKVTKVYPRDGQPANSVLHSPYLGPSSMNEVLMLSLEPDDVEFVLAAFFGEGGRRESMQTAAGANSNRPQNETAGANKREISEEDFAALLSRQSETGRAGEMLVILDELERLRGCGCARPDDYVRRVAETDVARGYDVESTWPGEERSIEVKTSTLAGSDFFLTANERAVLGGLGPRAWLYRVTIDGKGDGNIVARLNDPVNHIKEEDLTPVVWRVSNRVFDNQD, encoded by the coding sequence ATGAGAACAATCGAGAAAAGCAAACGCTCCCTGTCCGACCTCGGCTACCCCGTAGCCTCCGGTGTCATGAAAACCATTCGGTTGCTCGACGAGCAATACGGAGCCACCGATTACCACGACTCGGGTCACACCAGTACGGCTCCGACGTGGATATTCAAATTGCCACGATATGGCAATGCAGAAATCGGGGCCCGGATGAACAAAGAGAACACCACGCTCTACATTCGCGACCAGACCTGCGACGGGAAGCGCCTGCGAGACCTCATCCCGGCGGACAAGGTCACCAAGGTCTATCCGCGGGATGGTCAACCGGCAAACAGCGTTCTGCATTCGCCTTATCTGGGACCATCTTCGATGAACGAAGTCCTGATGCTGTCGCTTGAACCCGATGATGTGGAGTTTGTGCTAGCCGCATTTTTTGGCGAAGGCGGAAGACGTGAGTCCATGCAGACCGCTGCGGGCGCGAATTCGAACAGGCCTCAAAATGAAACCGCCGGCGCCAACAAGCGCGAAATTTCCGAAGAAGACTTTGCAGCATTGCTCTCCCGCCAGAGTGAAACCGGCCGAGCGGGTGAGATGCTGGTCATTCTCGACGAATTGGAACGACTTCGCGGTTGCGGGTGCGCCAGACCTGACGACTACGTCAGGCGCGTTGCCGAGACCGACGTGGCCCGGGGATATGACGTTGAATCGACTTGGCCCGGCGAGGAGCGTTCCATTGAAGTGAAGACCTCGACACTTGCAGGGAGCGACTTCTTCCTGACCGCGAACGAGCGTGCCGTTCTCGGCGGTCTAGGCCCGCGGGCATGGCTTTATCGGGTCACGATAGACGGCAAGGGCGATGGAAATATCGTCGCCAGACTCAATGACCCTGTGAATCACATCAAGGAAGAGGACCTGACGCCGGTGGTCTGGCGGGTTTCCAACCGGGTTTTCGATAACCAGGACTAG
- a CDS encoding DUF262 domain-containing protein, with translation MSPETIQIFFTGRTFVIPSYQRDYAWREMNVDDLFNDIEEALEGNSSHYLGTFILSQVDKNDPVHVVDGQQRLTTLTMLLDSLIDVVEDTELQNHYRNLFIQNPVDGAKFRVLGENEVFFRDLLSEKNPAPVSDGQYRLRKAYSWIRQRVAALVTNGGQQLVKNWLQCISKMEVLKFIEQDEGKAIRMFQSVNDRGVPLAKMDIVKSLLVYYSNRYLGGILDTFISEEFGKAFRSFSRIKRMGGESGYKIRQIDRDTFREDDVLRYHYLAFNAAPFGVSGGGDYWATSETVLETFLKPALKNLRSDSNKLSTFITAYTTDLTQFFASLEALVQTTRTDMASYLLWVIQDLSATLYPLLIRLHRNGWLNQCGTADQRSLMEIIELTDLRVFKLRGTNPQADIYRITRDLHQHSIDWIIQELQNFCVWGMPDAMMASRLMDEGMYRNPALQRMLLQEEAQARVVVGTSELGLAELAALNQNGLTVEHILPQDADNSFSIAGYGFNDEADYLQHNHRLGNLMLLEGSINSACKNNTVESKMAQYMRSSLSAVKAVAASCAGNQKFNKAKVNDRSQRLANAMVTRWPLKKP, from the coding sequence GTGAGCCCCGAGACCATCCAGATTTTCTTCACTGGCAGAACCTTCGTCATTCCCAGCTACCAGCGCGACTATGCCTGGCGTGAAATGAACGTGGATGACCTCTTTAACGACATTGAGGAGGCCCTCGAGGGCAACAGCAGTCACTATCTGGGCACCTTTATCTTATCCCAGGTAGACAAGAACGACCCGGTGCACGTGGTCGACGGCCAGCAGCGATTGACCACACTGACGATGCTGCTCGATTCACTGATTGATGTGGTCGAGGACACTGAGCTACAGAATCACTACCGCAACCTCTTCATTCAAAATCCCGTTGATGGGGCGAAATTCCGCGTTCTGGGCGAAAACGAGGTGTTTTTTCGCGATTTGCTCAGTGAAAAGAACCCGGCCCCTGTATCCGACGGGCAGTACAGATTGCGGAAGGCATATTCCTGGATACGGCAGCGCGTTGCCGCCCTTGTCACAAACGGCGGACAGCAGTTGGTGAAAAACTGGCTGCAGTGCATCAGCAAAATGGAAGTACTGAAGTTCATCGAGCAGGACGAAGGCAAGGCAATCCGCATGTTCCAGTCGGTCAACGACCGGGGGGTGCCTCTCGCCAAGATGGACATCGTGAAAAGTCTGCTGGTCTATTATTCGAACCGCTATCTTGGCGGCATACTCGACACGTTCATTTCTGAAGAGTTCGGGAAAGCTTTCCGGAGTTTCAGTCGTATTAAGCGAATGGGCGGAGAATCGGGATACAAAATCCGGCAAATCGACCGTGACACGTTCCGCGAGGACGATGTCCTGCGCTATCACTACCTCGCGTTCAACGCAGCCCCCTTCGGGGTTTCCGGCGGTGGCGACTACTGGGCGACGTCCGAAACCGTGCTGGAGACCTTCCTGAAGCCAGCGCTGAAGAACCTGCGCAGCGACAGCAACAAGTTGAGCACCTTCATCACCGCATACACAACTGACCTCACGCAGTTCTTTGCAAGCCTGGAAGCACTCGTACAGACGACAAGAACGGATATGGCGTCGTACCTGCTGTGGGTGATACAGGACCTTTCGGCCACACTCTATCCACTCTTGATACGGCTCCATCGCAATGGCTGGCTGAACCAATGCGGCACCGCCGACCAGCGTTCACTGATGGAAATCATCGAGCTTACAGACCTGCGCGTATTCAAGCTCCGCGGCACCAATCCCCAGGCGGACATCTACCGGATTACCCGAGACCTGCATCAGCACTCCATCGACTGGATTATTCAGGAACTGCAGAATTTCTGCGTCTGGGGCATGCCAGACGCGATGATGGCGTCTCGCCTGATGGACGAGGGTATGTATCGCAATCCGGCTCTGCAACGAATGCTGCTGCAAGAAGAAGCACAGGCACGCGTCGTTGTCGGCACTTCCGAGTTGGGTCTGGCGGAGTTGGCCGCGCTCAATCAGAACGGCCTCACGGTGGAGCACATTCTCCCGCAGGATGCAGATAACAGTTTCAGCATCGCCGGCTACGGATTCAACGACGAGGCAGACTACCTGCAGCACAACCACCGTCTGGGAAACCTCATGTTGCTTGAAGGCAGCATCAATAGCGCCTGCAAGAACAACACGGTCGAAAGCAAGATGGCCCAGTACATGAGGTCCAGCCTGAGCGCAGTGAAGGCGGTCGCCGCCAGCTGCGCAGGCAATCAGAAATTCAACAAGGCAAAAGTCAACGACCGGTCGCAGCGTTTGGCGAATGCCATGGTAACGCGCTGGCCCCTGAAGAAGCCGTAA